From Clavelina lepadiformis chromosome 9, kaClaLepa1.1, whole genome shotgun sequence, the proteins below share one genomic window:
- the LOC143470537 gene encoding uncharacterized protein LOC143470537 — MKNSTANNTALTEGVFQFWVASMAFASASCGLCSYITVSLCHYVRTTQVSAKRRRKKPSIIFDIFLIVNAVTVLTYNVSELPLLTAQQAPFCEIQSKVKTACGALLYAFVYFSLWLRIYKLFYSNKCTMAVTNGVSRFLSRAALLIFLTSVVVAAWKFLSAPPYQTTINGCIKLKSQQVTSLKWGFLLGTTVTFEILLLYLLVYPLILHRRRMEIHGFDVAKIIPLIRKAFIVSLICIISDGATVLFAMVTEQPHGYLRHIVYGCNMLTNLLASLYSFSHWKDRLWPWNLRTRTLRRFGDGRGGSLNSRYQSSFRIFLAKARRSSRKDSTTEAALNC, encoded by the exons ATGAAGAACTCGACCGCGAACAATACAGCTTTGACTGAAGGCGTGTTTCAATTCTGGGTGGCGTCTATGGCCTTTGCCAGTGCAAGCTGTGGTCTGTGTTCTTACATTACAGTGTCTTTGTGTCATTATGTGCGGACAACACAAGTTTCAG caAAGCGCAGGAGAAAAAAGCCGTCAATAATCTTTGATATCTTCTTGATTGTCAACGCAGTAACAGTCTTGACTTACAACGTATCCGAGTTACCACTTCTAACAGCCCAGCAGGCGCCATTCTGTGAGATACAAAGCAAAGTGAAAACAGCGTGCGGGGCTCTACTGTACGCTTTCGTGTATTTCTCCCTCTGGCTGCGCATATACAAGTTGTTTTACAGCAATAAATGTACCATGGCTGTCACGAATGGCGTTTCCCGTTTTCTCAGCCGCGCGGCTCTACTCATATTTCTGACGTCAGTTGTGGTTGCCGCGTGGAAGTTCCTTTCGGCGCCGCCATATCAAACAACAATTAATGGTTGCATCAAACTGAAATCTCAACAAGTGACAAGCTTGAAATGGGGATTCCTACTTGGCACCACTGTCACTTTCGAAATCCTGCTGCTGTATCTCCTAGTGTACCCTTTGATTTTGCATAGAAGAAGAATGGAAATCCATGGATTCGACGTCGCAAAAATCATTCCCTTGATTCGAAAGGCGTTTATTGTTTCCCTCATTTGCATAATTTCAGACGGCGCCACGGTGCTCTTTGCAATGGTCACTGAACAGCCGCATGGCTACTTGCGGCACATCGTCTACGGCTGCAATATGCTGACCAATCTCCTAGCGTCTCTGTATTCCTTCAGCCATTGGAAAGACAGGCTCTGGCCTTGGAATCTGCGGACACGAACCCTAAGGCGGTTTGGGGACGGCAGAGGCGGGTCGCTCAACTCAAGGTACCAGTCAAGTTTTCGTATCTTCCTGGCTAAAGCTCGCCGAAGCAGCAGGAAGGACTCAACGACAGAAGCTGCCTTAAACTGTTGA